A part of Deinococcus multiflagellatus genomic DNA contains:
- a CDS encoding ABC transporter ATP-binding protein, translating to MTAPRPASPLPAETLTLRERLHDLRATLGLVWAASPLHSLIYAGSSLGGSALPAANLYVSKLLLDEVARAAQGGVTYRALLTLLATQVGLVVLGSLLSTLQNTAQQLLGDSLQHAVSRRILSKAAGLSVERFEHAETYDRLQQAYREVGSRPLGVATQLVSLAAGLVTLGSVGALMTTLGPWVLPLVILATIPGVIVNNRFGVEGYRMLRRQTHDARVQNYLGSLLTSDAHVKEVRLFGFENELLSRWREYYLGFRRQLVALVRRRAGWGFAAALLGALLIGLASALILRRAAAGQVSAGEFSVFVLGIAQVQSTVSGLLGGGSAVYQNLLYMRNLFAFLELPSRDLDAGETWEGPNDTIEFRNVGFRYPLTDRDVLQNVSFTVRRGQALALVGENGAGKTTVVKLLTLLFSPTSGQILLNGQDAARFSPRSVQREMSVIFQDFGQYQLTARANVALATTPAAGPDHAVARAVERAGAEFVQTLPDGLDTPLGRLFQGGRQLSGGQWQRLALARLYFRDASVLVFDEPTAALDARAEFETIEALREETRERITLLISHRFSTVRLADVILVLAGGEVAETGSHRELMARGGRYAALYDLQARGYA from the coding sequence ATGACCGCGCCGCGCCCCGCCTCACCCCTGCCCGCCGAAACCCTCACGCTGCGCGAGCGCCTGCACGACCTGCGCGCCACGCTGGGGCTGGTGTGGGCGGCCAGTCCACTGCACAGCCTGATCTACGCGGGCAGCAGCCTGGGCGGCAGCGCCCTGCCAGCCGCCAACCTGTACGTGAGCAAGCTGCTGCTGGACGAGGTGGCGCGCGCGGCCCAGGGCGGCGTGACCTACCGCGCCCTGCTGACCCTGCTGGCCACCCAGGTGGGCCTGGTGGTGCTGGGCAGCCTGCTGTCCACCCTGCAGAACACGGCCCAGCAACTGCTGGGCGACAGCCTGCAACACGCGGTCAGCCGCCGGATTCTTAGCAAGGCGGCGGGCCTCAGTGTGGAACGGTTTGAGCACGCCGAAACCTATGACCGCCTGCAGCAGGCCTACCGCGAGGTAGGGTCGCGCCCGCTGGGGGTGGCCACGCAACTGGTGTCGCTGGCGGCTGGGCTGGTCACGCTGGGTTCGGTGGGCGCCCTGATGACCACCCTGGGGCCCTGGGTGTTGCCGCTGGTGATTCTGGCCACCATCCCCGGCGTGATTGTGAACAACCGCTTTGGCGTGGAGGGCTACCGCATGCTGCGCCGCCAGACCCACGACGCGCGGGTGCAGAACTACCTGGGCAGCCTGCTGACCTCTGACGCCCACGTCAAGGAGGTGCGTCTCTTTGGCTTCGAGAACGAGCTGCTGTCGCGCTGGCGTGAGTATTACCTGGGTTTTCGCCGCCAGCTGGTGGCCCTGGTGCGGCGCCGCGCGGGGTGGGGCTTTGCGGCGGCGCTGCTGGGCGCGCTGCTGATCGGGCTGGCCAGCGCCCTGATTCTGCGCCGCGCGGCGGCCGGGCAGGTCAGCGCGGGGGAATTCAGTGTGTTCGTGCTGGGGATCGCCCAGGTACAGAGCACCGTCAGCGGCCTGTTGGGCGGCGGCAGCGCGGTGTACCAGAACCTGCTGTACATGCGGAACCTCTTTGCCTTTCTGGAGTTGCCCAGCCGCGACCTGGACGCGGGCGAGACCTGGGAAGGGCCCAATGACACCATTGAGTTCCGCAACGTGGGGTTCCGCTACCCCCTGACCGACCGCGACGTGCTGCAGAACGTGAGTTTCACGGTGCGCCGGGGGCAGGCGCTGGCCCTCGTGGGCGAGAACGGGGCGGGCAAGACCACTGTGGTCAAGCTGCTGACGCTGCTGTTCTCGCCCACCAGCGGCCAAATTCTGCTGAACGGCCAGGATGCGGCGCGCTTCAGCCCGCGCAGCGTGCAGCGGGAAATGAGCGTGATTTTTCAGGATTTCGGCCAGTACCAGCTGACCGCGCGGGCCAACGTGGCGCTGGCCACCACGCCGGCCGCCGGCCCCGACCACGCCGTGGCGCGGGCGGTGGAGCGGGCGGGCGCCGAGTTCGTGCAAACGCTGCCCGACGGCCTGGACACGCCGCTGGGCCGACTGTTTCAGGGGGGGCGCCAGCTCTCGGGCGGGCAGTGGCAGCGGCTGGCCCTGGCCCGGCTGTATTTCCGCGACGCCTCGGTGCTGGTGTTTGACGAGCCCACCGCGGCCCTGGACGCCCGCGCCGAGTTCGAGACCATTGAGGCGCTGCGCGAGGAAACCCGCGAGCGGATTACCCTGCTGATTTCACACCGCTTCTCCACGGTGCGCCTGGCCGATGTGATTCTGGTGCTTGCCGGCGGTGAGGTGGCAGAAACGGGCAGCCACCGCGAGCTGATGGCGCGCGGCGGGCGGTACGCGGCCCTGTACGACTTGCAGGCGCGCGGCTACGCCTGA
- a CDS encoding EamA family transporter, which produces MTGVTAPLNTRALLLALLITGIWGVNFVVIKWSVAGAPPLLVAALRFLVAALPAVWFVPRPRLPARLLWGYGLAVGVVQFGLLYLAIQLGMSAGLGSLLMQMQAFFTALLAAWVLGERVQPWQVLGILLAFSGMGVIGALSGGDLTVPSLLLTLLAALGWAVSNLLVRASGGVNMFSLVIWSALIPPVPLALLAGLTSGWDAVARTLVHSSAGFWAAVVFMGLGNTVLGFGVWAALIQRHGAARADPAARRGPRGASVTAGARVWVAGQRPGLPGNVSAG; this is translated from the coding sequence ATGACGGGTGTGACGGCTCCCCTGAACACCCGCGCGCTGCTGCTGGCCCTGCTGATCACCGGCATCTGGGGCGTGAATTTTGTGGTGATCAAGTGGAGTGTCGCAGGCGCCCCGCCCCTGCTGGTGGCCGCCCTGCGCTTTCTGGTGGCCGCCCTGCCGGCGGTGTGGTTCGTGCCGCGCCCGCGCCTGCCCGCCCGCCTGCTGTGGGGCTATGGCCTGGCGGTGGGCGTGGTGCAATTTGGGCTGCTGTACCTCGCCATTCAGCTGGGCATGAGTGCAGGCCTGGGCTCACTGCTGATGCAGATGCAGGCATTCTTCACGGCGCTGCTGGCGGCCTGGGTGCTGGGCGAACGGGTGCAGCCCTGGCAGGTGCTGGGCATCCTGCTGGCGTTCAGCGGTATGGGCGTGATCGGGGCCCTGTCCGGCGGGGACCTCACCGTGCCCAGCCTGCTTCTGACGCTGCTGGCCGCGCTGGGCTGGGCGGTCAGCAACCTGCTGGTCCGGGCGTCGGGCGGGGTCAACATGTTCTCGCTGGTGATCTGGAGCGCCCTGATTCCGCCGGTGCCGCTGGCACTGCTCGCTGGGCTCACCAGCGGCTGGGACGCGGTGGCGCGCACCTTGGTCCACAGCAGCGCCGGATTCTGGGCGGCGGTGGTGTTCATGGGCCTGGGCAATACTGTGCTGGGTTTCGGGGTGTGGGCCGCGCTGATCCAGCGGCACGGCGCGGCCCGCGCTGATCCAGCGGCACGGCGCGGCCCGCGTGGCGCCTCTGTCACTGCTGGTGCCCGTGTTTGGGTTGCTGGCCAGCGCCCTGGCCTACCAGGAAACGTTTCCGCCGGGTAA
- a CDS encoding GGDEF domain-containing protein, translating into MPRPNASLTRIFLLLLVGLLAPLLWPGVLPNLWSTQGFSADHHHDWAPSLVLLHVGSDLLIGLAYTVIAGLLALMVSRNREHLPFDWVVLAFGLFIVACGLTHVMHVLVRIYPAYWLDGYLRAMTAIVSVATAAALPPLMPKVRAALQATAALQRKEQELQQALTRNVALLEMVQLSGQPGDVLATAEQVLLKFRDALAADWLGIAVQEGDQARLTRVWHSGRATGALTQTELPPVPRGTGLAWLAIEAQAPVYIADYAAHPRAHPMYVQEGLSAVALLPLFDATTGQTTVLIVSRVHAVGPWTAEEQQLFEAARVALLVAMERQHHLYRLETAALQDALTGLGNRRAFELDLKAEVASARRHGYAFGLMMMDLDGLKTVNDELGHDAGDQLLRLFGQGLRQQQRAEDRCYRLGGDEFAVLLPHSPPSAAAPLLRRTEQLMAHVQAQGFAAAGVSVGIAFFPDERLGPEDLMRLADERLYAMKAQHRRARTGQG; encoded by the coding sequence ATGCCCCGACCCAACGCCAGTTTGACCCGCATCTTCCTGCTGCTGCTCGTGGGCCTGCTGGCCCCGCTGCTGTGGCCCGGCGTCCTGCCCAACCTCTGGAGCACCCAGGGCTTTTCGGCCGATCACCACCACGACTGGGCGCCCTCGCTGGTTCTCCTGCACGTGGGCAGCGATCTGCTGATTGGTCTGGCGTATACCGTGATTGCCGGCCTGCTGGCCCTGATGGTCTCCCGCAACCGCGAACACCTGCCCTTTGACTGGGTGGTGCTGGCCTTTGGGCTGTTTATTGTGGCCTGCGGCCTGACGCATGTGATGCACGTGCTGGTGCGCATTTATCCGGCCTACTGGCTGGACGGGTACCTCCGGGCCATGACGGCTATCGTGAGCGTGGCCACCGCCGCTGCCCTGCCGCCCCTGATGCCGAAAGTCCGGGCGGCGCTGCAGGCCACGGCCGCCCTGCAGCGCAAGGAGCAGGAATTGCAGCAGGCCCTGACCCGCAACGTGGCCCTGCTGGAAATGGTGCAGCTGTCGGGGCAGCCAGGGGACGTGCTGGCCACCGCCGAGCAGGTGCTGCTGAAGTTCCGCGACGCCCTGGCCGCAGACTGGCTGGGCATTGCGGTGCAGGAGGGCGATCAGGCGCGGCTCACCCGTGTCTGGCATTCAGGGCGCGCCACCGGCGCCCTGACCCAGACGGAGCTGCCGCCCGTTCCCCGGGGGACAGGCCTGGCGTGGCTGGCCATTGAGGCGCAGGCCCCGGTGTACATCGCGGACTACGCCGCGCATCCGCGCGCCCACCCGATGTATGTCCAAGAAGGGTTATCGGCGGTGGCCCTTTTGCCGCTCTTTGACGCCACGACGGGCCAGACCACCGTTCTGATCGTCAGCAGGGTGCACGCGGTAGGCCCCTGGACGGCGGAGGAGCAGCAGCTGTTCGAGGCGGCGCGGGTGGCGCTGCTCGTGGCCATGGAACGCCAGCACCACCTGTACCGCCTGGAAACGGCGGCCCTGCAAGACGCGCTGACTGGACTGGGCAACCGCCGGGCCTTTGAACTGGACCTGAAAGCCGAGGTGGCCAGCGCCCGGCGCCACGGCTACGCCTTTGGCCTGATGATGATGGACCTCGACGGCCTGAAGACCGTCAACGACGAGTTGGGCCACGACGCGGGGGACCAGTTGCTGCGGCTGTTCGGGCAGGGCCTGCGCCAGCAGCAACGGGCCGAGGACCGCTGCTACCGCCTGGGGGGCGACGAGTTTGCCGTTCTGCTGCCCCACAGCCCGCCCAGCGCCGCCGCGCCCCTGCTGCGCCGCACGGAGCAGCTGATGGCCCACGTGCAGGCGCAGGGCTTCGCCGCCGCTGGCGTGAGCGTAGGCATTGCGTTTTTTCCAGACGAGCGCCTGGGCCCCGAGGACCTGATGCGCCTGGCCGATGAGCGGCTGTACGCCATGAAAGCCCAGCACCGCCGCGCCCGCACCGGGCAGGGGTAA
- a CDS encoding LuxR C-terminal-related transcriptional regulator — protein MSLPHLRPVSWPGPEEAPELVGREADEAALLAALRGGTRLLTLVGPGGVGKTALASAVARQAAQLGLAVHEADLSALTEGERLAEGAARALGVRLSGAQPPLQALRAFLPPRPRLLVLDNLEQMQGAAPAVAELLAALPEVQVLVTSRRALGLRRERVWRVQPLALPGPGSAAAALGSPAATLFLTRAREAVPGFALAPGDEPLLTDLVRRLDGLPLALELAARRTGLFSLRALLGQVQARLPEGGPADAPRRHRSLAEVARWSEQLLPDPVARLFRWLSVFPGPFGAEDAQALMAGAGPAPDTFADLLDLAESSLIVPLPDGRFRLLETLRAYAAERLDHTGERRAAVLALAALVLRDLDQRVAAGQEAALAPHLDAAHERAALVLVWVTAQPAPDPDAASWGARLCAEAYATWVQRGRGREGLAWCRQLLARTDLAPAARVRAGTAAGLLLARQGHMAEARALLGATRATAATLDPELHVRVLLAEGGRRLMAAEPGCLELAEAALALAGDAGLPALQASAQVLLARAALDAGQLARATALLEAALSSYRAGPQPYQEMLTAVTLGDVLKAGGEPERARAAYEESLHLAEVLGAEHGRAVAQSRLGLLWMNVFRDPGRARPLFQAALQAMRAQHDLTAQAILLYNLGDAEAVLNEDEAAERAYRAATALFGRLGWAGDIAQVQAILALVVARQGRLDEALNLARRAWPVLVEAGNWPPGLNVALALAAAGLALDQPQQAAAALAAGDALAQEHRLGDVWVDDADRLRLQAGVRARLAPDVLARASALPTDGAQHAITQALARAVQAPAEAGGHTGPALAAAPQPGPLGPGAQTPPTDLTPRELDVLRLLRGGHPNKRIASLLGLSETTVRNYLSAAYAKLGVRNRTQALSAVLALGLVKDGE, from the coding sequence ATGAGCCTGCCCCACCTGCGGCCTGTGTCCTGGCCCGGTCCCGAGGAGGCCCCGGAGCTGGTGGGGCGCGAAGCGGACGAAGCGGCGCTGCTGGCCGCCCTGCGCGGGGGCACGCGGCTGCTGACCCTGGTGGGGCCCGGCGGGGTGGGCAAGACGGCCCTGGCCTCGGCGGTGGCCCGGCAGGCGGCGCAGCTGGGTCTGGCGGTCCATGAGGCCGACCTGTCGGCCCTGACCGAGGGCGAGCGGCTGGCCGAGGGCGCGGCGCGGGCCCTGGGCGTGCGGCTGTCTGGCGCTCAGCCGCCGCTGCAGGCGCTGCGGGCCTTTTTGCCCCCTCGCCCCCGCCTGCTGGTGCTGGACAATCTGGAACAGATGCAGGGCGCCGCGCCCGCTGTGGCCGAACTGCTCGCCGCGCTGCCAGAGGTGCAGGTGCTGGTGACCAGTCGCCGGGCCCTGGGCCTGCGGCGGGAGCGGGTGTGGCGGGTGCAGCCTCTGGCGCTGCCCGGGCCCGGCAGCGCAGCGGCGGCGCTGGGCTCGCCCGCCGCCACCCTGTTTCTGACACGCGCCCGCGAGGCCGTGCCCGGTTTTGCCCTGGCCCCCGGGGACGAGCCGCTGCTGACCGACCTGGTGCGCCGCCTGGACGGCCTGCCACTGGCGCTGGAACTGGCCGCGCGCCGCACCGGGCTATTCTCCCTGCGCGCCCTGCTGGGGCAGGTGCAGGCCCGGCTGCCAGAGGGTGGCCCCGCCGACGCCCCCAGGCGCCACCGCTCCCTGGCAGAGGTCGCGCGCTGGAGTGAACAGTTGCTGCCTGACCCAGTGGCGCGGCTCTTTCGCTGGCTGTCGGTCTTTCCGGGGCCGTTTGGGGCCGAAGACGCGCAGGCGCTCATGGCGGGTGCCGGTCCAGCCCCCGACACATTCGCCGACCTGCTGGACCTGGCCGAATCCAGCCTGATTGTGCCGCTGCCAGACGGCCGCTTCCGCTTGCTTGAAACCCTGCGGGCCTACGCGGCGGAACGCCTGGACCACACGGGTGAGCGCCGCGCGGCGGTGCTGGCCCTCGCGGCGCTGGTGCTGCGGGACCTGGACCAGCGGGTGGCGGCTGGGCAGGAAGCGGCCCTGGCCCCGCACCTCGATGCGGCGCATGAACGCGCGGCCCTGGTGCTGGTCTGGGTCACGGCCCAACCGGCGCCCGACCCCGACGCCGCCAGCTGGGGCGCACGGCTGTGCGCCGAAGCCTACGCCACCTGGGTGCAGCGCGGCCGGGGCCGCGAGGGTCTGGCGTGGTGCCGGCAACTGCTGGCGCGCACCGACCTGGCGCCAGCGGCGCGGGTCCGCGCGGGCACCGCAGCAGGCCTCCTGCTGGCGCGCCAGGGCCACATGGCTGAAGCCCGCGCCCTGCTGGGGGCCACGCGGGCCACGGCCGCCACCCTGGACCCGGAGCTTCATGTCCGCGTGCTGCTCGCCGAAGGCGGACGGCGCCTGATGGCCGCCGAGCCGGGCTGCCTGGAACTTGCTGAGGCCGCGCTGGCCCTGGCCGGGGACGCGGGCTTGCCGGCCCTGCAGGCCAGCGCGCAGGTGCTGCTGGCCCGCGCCGCCCTGGACGCCGGGCAACTGGCGCGGGCCACCGCCCTGCTGGAAGCGGCCCTCAGCTCGTACCGGGCGGGTCCGCAGCCCTATCAGGAGATGCTGACGGCCGTGACCCTGGGCGACGTGCTCAAGGCGGGCGGTGAGCCCGAGCGGGCGCGCGCCGCCTACGAGGAGAGTCTGCATCTGGCCGAGGTGCTGGGCGCTGAACACGGGCGGGCGGTCGCGCAGTCGCGCCTGGGCCTGCTGTGGATGAATGTTTTCCGGGACCCGGGCCGGGCCCGGCCACTGTTTCAGGCCGCGCTGCAGGCCATGCGCGCCCAGCATGACCTGACCGCGCAGGCCATCTTGCTGTACAACCTCGGCGACGCCGAGGCCGTGCTGAATGAGGATGAAGCGGCCGAGCGCGCCTACCGGGCGGCCACCGCGTTGTTTGGTCGCCTGGGCTGGGCTGGTGACATTGCGCAGGTCCAGGCGATTCTGGCCTTGGTTGTGGCGCGCCAGGGCCGCCTGGACGAGGCCCTGAACCTTGCCCGGCGCGCGTGGCCTGTGCTGGTGGAAGCAGGCAACTGGCCGCCGGGGCTCAACGTGGCGCTGGCCCTGGCCGCTGCCGGTCTGGCCCTGGATCAGCCCCAGCAGGCGGCGGCCGCCCTGGCCGCTGGCGACGCCCTGGCCCAGGAACACCGCCTGGGTGACGTCTGGGTGGACGACGCAGATCGCCTCCGTCTGCAGGCCGGGGTGCGTGCGCGGCTGGCCCCGGACGTCTTGGCGCGGGCCAGCGCGCTCCCCACGGACGGCGCCCAGCACGCCATCACCCAGGCCCTGGCGCGCGCTGTCCAGGCCCCGGCAGAGGCTGGGGGGCACACTGGGCCAGCGCTGGCCGCCGCGCCCCAGCCCGGCCCGCTGGGTCCAGGCGCCCAGACGCCGCCCACCGACCTGACCCCCCGCGAACTCGACGTGCTGCGCCTGTTGCGGGGCGGCCATCCCAACAAACGTATCGCGTCCCTGCTGGGCCTCTCCGAAACCACCGTGCGCAATTACCTCAGCGCCGCTTACGCCAAGCTGGGGGTGCGCAACCGCACCCAGGCCCTCAGCGCTGTCCTGGCCCTGGGGCTGGTGAAGGACGGGGAATAG
- a CDS encoding ABC transporter substrate-binding protein, translated as MKKLVVLGAFLASVASASVPKDTLVFMSAGDISTLDPGATYDVFSSGLVDQMYETLVTYRGTSIRDLEPLLATRWTISNGGTTYTFDLRRNVKFHSGATMTCADAEYTFERNLVTNSGASGNWFLSEALLGSGANANDDKSVTWARIDHSVECNAAGQLVFTLPRVDPAFLAKLAYSGQAIIEKNYTAGLGEWSGTERDWKAWVGKDLSGSNLSKKPNGTGPYRLVKAEPDVHLFEASNVYWGPVPAIRHVIRQRVPELAARQQAFLRGDADFIEGASRSVDEAQVRGKPGVTWVDELPNVGAAAIVMNQNISAPSLLGSGKLDGKGIPANFFSDVNVRRAFNAAFNAQQFIREVQDGKGAVRTMLLPDSFPGYDAGVGTFRYDAAAAAAYFKKAWGGQVWNNGFTLTANYRADTPAAQAAMELLKKNVEALNPKFRINLLPKPWSELFAASLRGEEAMVLIGWAPDYADPDNFMSTFYASDGFYSPSSHLKDAQMDQWLKAARATVNTAERNRLYSLVGRRAYEQAPYIVLPAPVGYAFYRSEVQGWMFNPMTALQWKRLSKA; from the coding sequence ATGAAAAAACTTGTCGTCCTTGGTGCCTTTCTTGCTTCTGTGGCCAGCGCTTCCGTTCCCAAGGACACCCTGGTGTTCATGTCTGCTGGCGACATTTCGACCCTGGACCCTGGCGCGACCTATGACGTGTTCTCTTCGGGGCTGGTCGACCAGATGTACGAAACCCTGGTGACTTACCGCGGAACCAGCATCAGAGACCTGGAGCCCCTGCTGGCGACCAGGTGGACCATCAGCAACGGCGGCACGACCTACACCTTCGACCTGCGCAGGAACGTCAAGTTTCACAGCGGCGCCACCATGACCTGCGCCGACGCCGAGTACACCTTCGAGCGCAATCTGGTGACCAACAGCGGCGCCTCAGGGAACTGGTTTCTGTCGGAGGCGCTGCTGGGGAGCGGCGCCAATGCCAATGACGACAAAAGCGTGACCTGGGCCAGGATTGACCACTCGGTTGAGTGCAATGCCGCAGGGCAACTGGTCTTTACGCTGCCCAGGGTTGACCCCGCCTTTCTGGCGAAACTGGCCTATTCGGGCCAGGCCATCATTGAGAAGAACTACACGGCCGGTCTGGGAGAGTGGAGCGGCACCGAGCGTGACTGGAAAGCCTGGGTGGGCAAGGACCTCAGCGGCAGCAATCTCAGCAAGAAGCCCAACGGCACCGGGCCTTACCGGCTGGTGAAGGCCGAGCCCGACGTCCACCTGTTTGAGGCATCGAACGTGTATTGGGGCCCGGTGCCCGCCATCCGGCACGTGATCCGGCAGAGGGTGCCCGAACTGGCGGCCCGCCAGCAGGCCTTCTTACGGGGCGACGCCGACTTCATTGAGGGCGCCAGCCGCAGCGTGGACGAGGCGCAGGTGAGGGGCAAGCCGGGCGTGACCTGGGTGGACGAGCTGCCCAATGTGGGGGCCGCCGCCATTGTCATGAACCAGAACATTTCCGCCCCAAGCCTGCTGGGCAGCGGCAAGCTGGATGGCAAAGGCATTCCGGCCAACTTCTTCAGCGATGTCAACGTACGCCGTGCGTTCAACGCGGCGTTCAATGCCCAGCAGTTCATCCGGGAGGTGCAGGATGGCAAGGGCGCAGTCCGCACCATGCTGCTGCCAGATTCATTTCCAGGGTATGACGCCGGTGTGGGCACCTTCCGCTATGACGCCGCCGCTGCGGCGGCCTACTTCAAAAAAGCGTGGGGCGGCCAGGTCTGGAACAACGGGTTCACGTTGACCGCCAACTACCGTGCCGATACCCCCGCCGCGCAGGCCGCCATGGAACTGCTGAAGAAGAACGTGGAAGCGCTCAATCCCAAGTTCCGGATCAACCTGCTGCCCAAACCCTGGAGTGAACTGTTTGCCGCTTCCCTCCGGGGTGAGGAGGCCATGGTGCTGATCGGGTGGGCACCCGACTACGCCGACCCCGACAATTTCATGTCCACCTTCTATGCCAGTGACGGCTTTTATAGCCCCAGCAGTCACCTCAAGGACGCGCAGATGGACCAGTGGCTGAAGGCGGCGCGCGCCACGGTGAACACCGCCGAGCGCAACCGGCTTTACAGCCTGGTGGGCCGGCGGGCCTACGAGCAGGCGCCGTATATCGTTCTGCCCGCGCCGGTGGGCTACGCGTTTTACCGCAGCGAGGTGCAGGGATGGATGTTTAACCCCATGACGGCGCTGCAGTGGAAGCGGCTGAGCAAAGCCTGA
- a CDS encoding M90 family metallopeptidase — protein sequence MLTFLRRHALLKHPFPAAWLAVLRRLPWYARLDPDLQRRLQGRIQIFLAEKTFEGCGGLDVTDAMRVTVAAQACRLELHHDPSHFPHCSTVYLYPDAFVSPVTQVLPGGVMAQVPTARIGESWHRGGVVLAWSAVEASTWAEWTGRNVVLHEFAHQLDSGSGAVDGAPLLRNRAAYARWAQVVSGALTRLRAHLAWGEAPIDPYAAQSPAEFFAVTTELYFEAPQLLHAFDPALHQLLEDYYGAFPEAGAQAA from the coding sequence ATGTTGACGTTCCTGCGCCGTCATGCGCTGCTCAAACACCCTTTTCCGGCCGCTTGGCTGGCGGTGCTGCGCCGCCTGCCCTGGTACGCCCGCCTGGACCCAGACCTGCAGCGGCGGCTGCAGGGCCGCATTCAGATTTTCCTGGCCGAAAAGACCTTCGAGGGCTGCGGCGGCCTGGACGTCACCGACGCCATGCGGGTCACGGTGGCGGCGCAGGCCTGCCGCCTGGAACTGCACCACGACCCCAGCCACTTTCCGCACTGCAGCACGGTTTATCTGTACCCGGATGCCTTTGTGTCCCCTGTGACCCAGGTGCTGCCCGGCGGCGTGATGGCGCAGGTGCCCACCGCGCGCATTGGGGAGTCGTGGCACCGGGGCGGCGTGGTGCTGGCCTGGAGCGCTGTGGAGGCCAGCACCTGGGCCGAATGGACTGGGCGCAACGTCGTGCTGCACGAATTTGCCCACCAGCTCGACAGTGGCAGCGGCGCGGTGGACGGCGCGCCGCTGCTGCGCAACCGTGCGGCCTACGCCCGCTGGGCGCAGGTGGTCAGCGGCGCCCTGACCCGGCTGCGTGCCCACCTCGCCTGGGGCGAAGCCCCCATTGATCCGTACGCGGCGCAGAGTCCGGCCGAGTTTTTTGCTGTGACCACAGAACTGTACTTTGAAGCCCCGCAGCTCCTGCATGCCTTCGACCCGGCGCTGCACCAGCTGCTGGAAGATTACTACGGCGCTTTTCCCGAAGCCGGGGCCCAGGCCGCCTGA
- a CDS encoding MBL fold metallo-hydrolase: MSSIPSAVGQPSWLRPDVAQVRLPLVNVFFLGRPGEDWVLVDAGLPGTAGLIRKAAQAAHGGRPPRAIVLTHGHLDHVGALRALLRQWPAPVYVHALERPFVTGEARYPWPDPLVGGGMSLLSPAFVPGPFDFGPAVQTLPAGGDIPGLDGWRWLHTPGHSDGHISLWRAADHTLIAGDAVVTTHQATVRGALTLRPVSVQGPPTYYTPNWEAAHASVQTLADLGADLLATGHGHPVQGPHVSADLTRLARTFEERSRPSHGWYARRPVAVGGPVPPGLGPLGRPVAALGALAAAWWVTGRR, from the coding sequence ATGAGCTCCATTCCGTCGGCGGTGGGCCAGCCCAGCTGGCTGCGGCCCGATGTGGCGCAGGTTCGCCTGCCCCTGGTGAACGTGTTTTTTCTGGGCCGCCCCGGCGAGGACTGGGTGCTGGTGGACGCCGGGCTCCCCGGCACGGCGGGGCTGATTCGGAAAGCGGCGCAGGCCGCCCACGGCGGGCGCCCGCCACGGGCCATTGTGCTGACGCACGGGCACCTGGACCATGTGGGGGCCCTGCGGGCCCTGCTGCGGCAATGGCCTGCGCCGGTCTACGTGCATGCCCTGGAGCGGCCCTTTGTGACGGGAGAAGCGCGCTATCCCTGGCCAGACCCGCTGGTGGGGGGCGGCATGAGCCTGCTGTCCCCTGCCTTCGTGCCGGGGCCCTTTGATTTTGGCCCGGCGGTGCAGACCCTGCCCGCAGGCGGCGACATTCCCGGGCTGGACGGCTGGCGCTGGCTGCACACCCCCGGCCACAGTGACGGCCACATCTCGCTGTGGCGCGCGGCCGACCACACGCTGATCGCGGGCGACGCGGTGGTCACCACCCACCAGGCCACGGTGCGCGGCGCGCTGACGCTGCGCCCGGTGTCCGTGCAGGGACCGCCCACGTACTACACACCCAACTGGGAGGCTGCCCACGCCTCGGTGCAGACCCTGGCGGACCTGGGCGCGGACCTGCTGGCCACTGGCCACGGCCACCCGGTCCAGGGGCCCCATGTGAGCGCTGACCTGACCCGGCTGGCCCGCACTTTTGAGGAACGCAGCCGCCCCTCGCACGGCTGGTACGCGCGCCGACCGGTGGCGGTGGGGGGCCCGGTGCCCCCAGGCCTGGGGCCCCTGGGCCGTCCCGTGGCCGCCCTGGGGGCCCTGGCCGCCGCGTGGTGGGTCACGGGCCGCCGCTAA